TCCAGCTCCTTTTAACCTGGAAATCACTTCTGAGCGATTACTGGAAGAAGCCACATGGATGGTAACTTCCATGTCTTTAAGAGCCTCGAGAGTCTCTAGTAAACCGGCTTTATTGTCAATACCGGATTCAGCCTCAATTTCACCAAATCTTTGCTCAGCTTCATTGAAAAGCGTTTTAGCTAAATCTTGGCTACCTGTTTTTTCCACTAGGGCTTGTAAGCAGGCTGCTGCTGTTCGACCAGCATGCTGGTCAATGTATTCCTGATCGGTAAATTCTATTCCTCGCGCTTGAAAAACCTCTTGATAGGCCTTAAGGTAGACAGATTCTGTATCAATTAAGGTTCCATCCATATCAAAGATAACAACTGATTTCACTGGGTCACTTCCTTCATTCCATGTATTTATATAAATCGCTTACATTTTTTATCATATCACACTGCCCTTATCAGGACAAATTAGAGCTTTTTCTTCTCATTTACTGTTTGCAATCAAAGTTTTAATTCGTTATGATTAGTCAGTATGAGTGACTGAAACTACTCGATCATCAAAAAAAGT
This genomic window from Aerococcus sp. Group 1 contains:
- a CDS encoding HAD family phosphatase — encoded protein: MKSVVIFDMDGTLIDTESVYLKAYQEVFQARGIEFTDQEYIDQHAGRTAAACLQALVEKTGSQDLAKTLFNEAEQRFGEIEAESGIDNKAGLLETLEALKDMEVTIHVASSSNRSEVISRLKGAGISSYIDGFTSGDEVTHSKPHPEIFLKALEKTGQSKDSALIIEDSVAGVEAGFRSGIDTIMVPDLVAASEKNKAQALAIVDRLDDILNYVK